One window from the genome of Streptomyces sp. WZ-12 encodes:
- a CDS encoding helix-turn-helix domain-containing protein has translation MPQRSSQPRHAPSRPSRPHRVVALVDENTNPFEVGCAIEVFGLPRPEIGRQLYDFALCAPSPRTVMRDGVFTLAGVAGLDAADDADTVIVPQRPDVEVPRRPALLDAVRRAHARGARLLSFCTGAFTLAEAGVLDGRRAATHWQWAHAFRARFPAVRLETDVLFVDDGDILTAAGSAAALDLGLHVVRRDHGAEIANTVSRRLVFAAHRDGGQRQFVERPVPRVPDASLAPLLAWAQQRLDAPLSVADLAARAAVSPATLHRRFRAQLGTTPLAWLTAERTALACRLIERGETRLDVVAHRSGLGTAAHLRALMRRETGLTPSAYRRRFGPESAEDRTVSRETRRFP, from the coding sequence ATGCCGCAACGATCCTCGCAACCCCGCCACGCCCCGTCCCGTCCGTCCCGTCCGCATCGCGTCGTCGCCCTCGTTGACGAGAACACCAATCCCTTCGAAGTCGGCTGCGCCATCGAGGTGTTCGGCCTCCCGCGCCCCGAAATAGGGCGCCAGCTCTACGACTTCGCGCTCTGCGCGCCCTCCCCGCGGACCGTGATGCGGGACGGCGTCTTCACCCTTGCCGGGGTCGCCGGGCTGGACGCGGCCGACGACGCGGACACCGTGATCGTCCCGCAGCGCCCCGACGTCGAGGTGCCCCGCCGCCCCGCGCTGCTCGACGCCGTCCGCCGGGCCCACGCCCGCGGCGCCCGGCTGCTCAGCTTCTGCACCGGCGCCTTCACCCTCGCCGAGGCGGGCGTCCTCGACGGCCGGCGGGCCGCCACCCACTGGCAGTGGGCCCACGCCTTCCGGGCCCGCTTCCCCGCCGTCCGCCTGGAGACCGACGTGCTGTTCGTCGACGACGGCGACATCCTCACCGCGGCGGGCAGCGCGGCCGCGCTCGACCTGGGACTGCACGTGGTCCGCCGCGACCACGGCGCGGAGATCGCCAATACGGTCAGCCGCCGACTGGTCTTCGCCGCCCATCGGGACGGCGGCCAGCGGCAGTTCGTGGAGCGCCCGGTGCCCCGGGTCCCCGACGCGTCGCTCGCCCCGCTCCTGGCCTGGGCCCAACAACGCCTCGATGCCCCGCTGTCGGTGGCCGACCTGGCCGCCCGCGCCGCGGTCAGCCCGGCCACCCTGCACCGCCGCTTCCGCGCCCAGCTCGGCACCACCCCGCTGGCCTGGCTCACCGCCGAACGGACCGCCCTGGCCTGCCGGTTGATCGAGCGCGGCGAGACCCGCCTCGACGTGGTCGCCCACCGCAGCGGCCTGGGCACAGCGGCCCATCTGCGGGCCCTGATGCGCCGGGAGACCGGGCTGACCCCGTCCGCCTACCGCCGCCGCTTCGGACCGGAGAGTGCGGAAGACCGCACCGTTTCACGTGAAACACGCCGTTTCCCGTGA
- a CDS encoding CapA family protein: MTADPVTLALCGDVMLGRGVDQILPFPGDPELREAYVEDARVYAGLAEAAGGLIPRPVGFRYPWGEALSVLDAAAPAARVLNLETAVTRYGTFAPGREIHYRMHPANLPCLAAARPDVCVLSNNHVLDFGREGLAETLRSLAAVGLRTAGAGADGAAARSPAVVPLPDGRRLLVLGLGMPSSGVPRTWAATAGHGGVHWAAGPSPATATEAAALLRAHKRPGDLAMVSVHWGSNWGYAVPRAQTACARALVDAGVDLVHGHSSHHPRPLELYAGKLILHGCGDFIDDYEGITGYERYRDDLRPLYLAALEPDTGRLVELRIVPFRTRRMRLCHVGAEDARWLAALFDRLARGFAPGALALDPAPALSLRPA; the protein is encoded by the coding sequence ATGACCGCTGATCCCGTCACGCTCGCACTCTGCGGCGATGTGATGCTCGGCCGCGGGGTCGACCAGATCCTGCCCTTCCCCGGCGACCCCGAGCTGCGCGAGGCGTATGTCGAGGACGCCCGGGTCTACGCCGGACTGGCCGAGGCGGCGGGCGGCCTGATCCCCCGCCCCGTCGGCTTCCGCTACCCCTGGGGCGAGGCGCTGTCCGTGCTCGACGCCGCCGCGCCCGCCGCCCGGGTGCTCAACCTGGAGACCGCGGTCACCCGGTACGGCACCTTCGCCCCCGGCCGGGAGATCCACTACCGGATGCACCCGGCGAACCTGCCCTGTCTGGCCGCCGCCCGTCCCGACGTCTGCGTGCTGTCCAACAACCACGTCCTGGACTTCGGCCGCGAGGGGCTGGCCGAGACCCTGCGCAGCCTGGCCGCGGTCGGCCTGCGCACGGCGGGCGCCGGTGCCGACGGTGCGGCGGCCCGCAGCCCCGCGGTCGTCCCGCTGCCCGACGGCCGCCGCCTTCTCGTCCTCGGCCTGGGCATGCCGTCCAGCGGCGTCCCCCGCACCTGGGCCGCGACCGCCGGGCACGGCGGCGTCCACTGGGCGGCCGGCCCCTCGCCCGCCACCGCCACCGAGGCCGCCGCCCTGCTCCGCGCCCACAAGCGCCCCGGCGATCTGGCGATGGTCTCGGTGCACTGGGGCTCCAACTGGGGCTACGCCGTCCCCCGTGCCCAGACCGCCTGCGCACGCGCCCTGGTCGACGCCGGCGTGGACCTCGTCCACGGCCACTCCTCGCACCACCCGCGCCCCCTGGAGCTCTACGCCGGCAAGCTCATCCTCCACGGGTGCGGGGACTTCATCGACGACTACGAGGGCATCACCGGCTACGAGCGCTACCGCGACGACCTGCGCCCGCTCTACCTCGCCGCGCTGGAGCCGGACACCGGCCGCCTCGTGGAGCTGCGGATCGTCCCCTTCCGGACCCGTCGGATGCGGCTGTGCCATGTCGGTGCCGAGGACGCCCGCTGGCTCGCCGCCCTCTTCGACCGGCTCGCCCGCGGCTTCGCCCCCGGCGCCCTCGCCCTCGACCCGGCACCGGCCCTGAGCCTCCGGCCGGCCTGA
- a CDS encoding HpcH/HpaI aldolase/citrate lyase family protein gives MADEGYEGTVRARRSVLYMPGANERALAKAASLPADGLILDLEDAVAPDAKEAARERVAAAVAAGGYGGREVTIRVNGPGTPWFADDLRAAAQAGPDAVVVPKVESAQTVREVERRLEEAGAPDRTAIWAMVETPRAMLDAQAVAGASERLTVLVMGTNDLAKELHAAHVPGRAPLLTGLSLALLAAREAGKAILDGVFNDVQDAAGFEAECVQGRQFGFNGKTLIHPSQIEPCNRAFAPADAEVARARRTIDAFEAAAREGRGVVTVDGRMVENLHVEEARRVLALAAAVAGAGR, from the coding sequence GTGGCTGACGAGGGCTACGAGGGCACGGTGCGGGCGCGGCGGTCGGTGCTGTACATGCCGGGCGCCAACGAACGGGCGCTGGCGAAGGCGGCGTCGCTGCCGGCGGACGGGCTGATCCTGGACCTGGAGGACGCGGTCGCGCCGGACGCCAAGGAGGCGGCGCGGGAGCGGGTCGCGGCGGCGGTGGCCGCCGGCGGGTACGGCGGCCGGGAGGTCACCATCCGCGTCAACGGGCCGGGCACGCCCTGGTTCGCGGACGACCTGCGGGCGGCGGCCCAGGCCGGCCCGGACGCGGTGGTGGTGCCGAAGGTGGAGTCCGCTCAGACCGTGCGGGAGGTCGAGCGGCGGCTGGAGGAGGCCGGGGCGCCGGACCGCACCGCGATCTGGGCGATGGTGGAGACCCCGCGGGCGATGCTGGACGCCCAGGCGGTGGCCGGGGCGAGCGAGCGGCTGACGGTGCTGGTGATGGGCACCAACGACCTGGCGAAGGAGCTGCACGCAGCGCATGTGCCGGGCCGGGCGCCGCTGTTGACCGGGCTGTCGCTGGCGCTGCTGGCGGCCCGCGAGGCGGGGAAGGCGATCCTGGACGGGGTGTTCAACGACGTCCAGGACGCGGCCGGGTTCGAGGCGGAGTGCGTCCAGGGGCGGCAGTTCGGGTTCAACGGGAAGACGCTGATCCACCCGTCGCAGATCGAGCCGTGCAACCGGGCGTTCGCACCGGCGGACGCGGAGGTGGCCCGGGCCCGACGGACCATCGACGCGTTCGAGGCCGCGGCCCGGGAGGGGCGCGGGGTGGTCACCGTGGACGGGCGGATGGTGGAGAACCTGCACGTGGAGGAGGCGCGGCGGGTGCTGGCACTGGCCGCGGCGGTGGCGGGCGCCGGGCGGTAG
- a CDS encoding HpcH/HpaI aldolase/citrate lyase family protein, producing the protein MRSPKDFFRPLAVGAPEPVREVPFRPSRMIHFFDPGNPRMAAKVPALAPDVDVLLGNLEDAVAADRKEAARAGLVEVARGTDFGATQLWTRINSLDSPWALDDLLTLVTEIGDKLDVIMVPKVEGAEDIHYVDRLVAQVEAKAGVRRPILLHAILETPRGVASVEEIAGASPRMQGMSLGPADLAASRRMKTTRVGGGHPDYVVREDPRPGAADGPRAVFQQDLWHYTIARMVDACAAHGILPYYGPFGDIKDTVACEDQFRNAFLLGCVGAWSLHPVQIGIAKKVFSPAPTEVAWARRVIAEMGDGTGAVMIDGKMQDDATVKQCRVVQELAEALAARDPELRDAYAAAGGGEGERVRG; encoded by the coding sequence GTGCGCTCTCCGAAGGACTTCTTCCGTCCGTTGGCCGTGGGGGCTCCGGAGCCGGTCCGGGAGGTACCGTTCCGGCCGTCGCGGATGATCCACTTCTTCGATCCGGGCAATCCGCGGATGGCGGCCAAGGTGCCGGCCCTCGCGCCGGACGTCGATGTGCTGCTGGGCAACCTGGAGGACGCGGTCGCGGCAGACCGCAAGGAGGCGGCGCGGGCCGGGCTGGTCGAGGTCGCGCGCGGGACCGACTTCGGTGCCACGCAACTGTGGACGCGGATCAACAGCCTCGATTCGCCCTGGGCGTTGGACGATCTGCTGACGCTGGTCACCGAGATCGGCGACAAGCTGGACGTGATCATGGTGCCGAAGGTGGAGGGCGCCGAGGACATCCACTACGTCGACCGGCTGGTGGCGCAGGTGGAGGCGAAGGCGGGGGTGCGGCGGCCGATCCTGCTGCACGCCATCCTGGAGACGCCGCGCGGGGTCGCCAGTGTGGAGGAGATCGCCGGGGCGAGCCCGCGGATGCAGGGGATGTCCCTGGGACCGGCGGACCTGGCGGCCAGCCGGCGGATGAAGACGACGCGGGTCGGCGGCGGCCACCCCGACTACGTGGTGCGGGAGGACCCCCGGCCAGGGGCGGCGGACGGGCCGCGGGCGGTGTTCCAGCAGGACCTGTGGCACTACACGATCGCGCGGATGGTCGACGCCTGCGCGGCGCACGGAATCCTGCCGTACTACGGGCCGTTCGGCGACATCAAGGACACCGTGGCCTGCGAGGACCAGTTCCGCAATGCGTTCCTGCTGGGGTGCGTGGGGGCGTGGAGCCTGCACCCGGTGCAGATCGGGATCGCGAAGAAGGTCTTCTCGCCGGCGCCGACGGAGGTCGCCTGGGCGCGCCGGGTCATCGCGGAGATGGGCGACGGCACCGGTGCGGTGATGATCGACGGGAAGATGCAGGACGACGCCACGGTCAAGCAGTGCCGGGTGGTGCAGGAGCTCGCCGAGGCGCTGGCGGCGCGCGACCCCGAACTGCGGGACGCGTACGCGGCGGCGGGCGGCGGAGAAGGGGAGCGGGTCCGTGGCTGA
- a CDS encoding Crp/Fnr family transcriptional regulator → MNQVWPQSTFLGRLQGSTLEDLMRHGTRIAYPTHRPLLQQGDESRHVLLLTRGVVKVVASAESGYEMLLAVRVGGDLVGEMAAFEGRPRSGTVVACSEVSARIIQLRDLEDFLVRHPDAMRAMLAMLSARLRWANQRRIDFRAYDSSTRLARVLVELTQTYGHPTPEKVGKRHEIGLSLNQSELASLAGVALPTAERALASLSQLGLVERSYRRLLILDVPKLLSFAKVVE, encoded by the coding sequence ATGAATCAAGTGTGGCCGCAATCCACCTTCCTGGGACGGTTGCAGGGCAGCACTCTGGAAGACCTCATGCGTCATGGAACCCGCATCGCGTATCCCACTCACCGGCCGCTTCTTCAGCAGGGTGACGAGAGTCGGCACGTTCTGCTGCTTACCCGCGGTGTGGTCAAGGTGGTCGCCAGTGCGGAGAGCGGGTACGAGATGCTGCTCGCGGTCCGCGTGGGAGGTGACCTCGTCGGCGAGATGGCCGCGTTCGAAGGGCGTCCTCGCTCCGGAACCGTCGTCGCCTGCAGCGAAGTATCCGCCCGGATCATCCAGTTGAGGGACTTGGAAGACTTCCTCGTGCGTCATCCCGACGCGATGCGGGCCATGTTGGCCATGCTGAGCGCCCGGCTGCGGTGGGCAAACCAGCGCCGCATCGACTTCCGCGCCTATGACTCCTCCACTCGTCTCGCCAGGGTGCTGGTGGAATTGACTCAGACCTATGGGCACCCGACGCCGGAAAAGGTCGGAAAGCGACACGAGATCGGCCTATCGCTCAATCAGTCGGAATTGGCGTCGCTCGCGGGTGTGGCCCTGCCGACGGCGGAGAGGGCGCTGGCGTCGCTCTCTCAACTCGGACTAGTCGAGCGCAGTTACAGAAGGTTGTTGATCCTTGACGTACCGAAACTTCTGTCTTTCGCCAAAGTAGTTGAGTGA
- a CDS encoding DUF4407 domain-containing protein produces the protein MSDSTTARAVARLELTRRLRGLTGVDETLLARVGYERSRYTALGGVVLGTSVVAAFSMWNFATEALGRASFLAVIPTLIWMLFILNLDRWLVTPQPNARRQAGPLLLRLAIALVLGAVVAEPLVLRIFATAVVERVTDERNGELDALRGNLLWCNPVPSQTAAAAPSDCRRYVLSFGATPGGQSDELAQLRGESAALQKRVDQDNTSLEVLDTDVRNECRQLIRDAASGLYQRTSECLRMREKAKDYRATHRTQENEHRLAAMNGRVSELEGKVTASRGTFLQARAAAVKQRLAEERAKQKEIGVLERMRALDGLANGNSVLFVGVWLVRVLFVLLDALPVLVKFLSGESAYDRMLTTASNSAVKIHDEQERLAERRAMADIEMARDAIEQEVRRSRAESEAGNREHTAAMNIRVRQAVKALEEELRRTSGV, from the coding sequence TTGAGTGATTCCACCACCGCGCGGGCCGTCGCGCGTCTGGAGTTGACGCGACGACTGCGTGGTCTCACCGGTGTCGACGAGACTCTGCTCGCCAGGGTCGGGTACGAACGCAGCAGGTACACGGCGCTCGGCGGGGTGGTACTGGGTACCTCGGTCGTAGCGGCCTTCTCCATGTGGAACTTCGCCACCGAGGCCCTCGGCCGGGCTTCCTTCCTGGCCGTGATCCCGACCTTGATCTGGATGCTCTTCATCCTCAACCTGGATCGCTGGCTCGTCACTCCTCAGCCGAACGCCCGGCGCCAGGCGGGGCCCCTGCTGCTCCGTCTGGCTATCGCCCTGGTGCTCGGTGCAGTGGTCGCCGAGCCGTTGGTGCTTCGCATATTCGCCACTGCCGTGGTGGAGCGAGTCACGGACGAACGGAACGGGGAACTCGATGCACTCCGCGGCAACCTGCTGTGGTGCAACCCGGTACCGTCCCAGACGGCTGCGGCGGCGCCGTCCGACTGCCGCCGCTACGTACTGTCCTTCGGGGCTACGCCTGGCGGTCAGTCCGACGAACTCGCCCAGCTACGTGGGGAGTCGGCCGCACTCCAGAAGCGCGTGGACCAGGACAACACCAGCCTGGAAGTTCTCGACACCGATGTGCGGAACGAGTGCCGCCAACTCATCCGTGACGCCGCGAGCGGGCTGTACCAGCGGACATCCGAATGCCTGCGGATGCGCGAGAAGGCGAAGGATTACCGAGCCACGCACCGTACCCAGGAGAACGAGCATCGACTGGCCGCGATGAACGGTCGCGTCTCGGAGCTGGAGGGGAAGGTCACCGCCTCGCGCGGCACTTTCCTCCAGGCCCGTGCCGCTGCCGTCAAGCAGCGTCTCGCAGAGGAACGCGCGAAGCAGAAGGAGATCGGCGTTCTGGAGCGGATGCGGGCGCTGGATGGTCTCGCGAACGGGAACAGCGTGCTGTTCGTCGGCGTATGGCTGGTGAGGGTGCTGTTTGTGCTCCTCGACGCACTGCCGGTGCTGGTTAAGTTTCTGAGTGGCGAAAGTGCCTACGACCGCATGCTGACCACTGCGAGCAACAGCGCGGTCAAGATCCACGATGAGCAGGAGCGGCTTGCGGAACGCCGGGCCATGGCGGACATCGAGATGGCCCGGGACGCCATCGAGCAGGAGGTGCGACGGAGCCGCGCCGAGTCGGAGGCGGGTAACCGTGAGCACACCGCGGCGATGAACATCCGGGTCCGCCAGGCGGTGAAGGCCCTGGAAGAAGAACTACGACGCACCTCGGGCGTCTGA
- a CDS encoding Pycsar system effector family protein: MLSALGVALTALVGALSAGGITPQYYPTVSQVFFWTGCASWLPALVMLGLAVVPRAGKPQRFRAHYFGDAVVTTSVRLLAVVVQRTDPEDRDLSQFVSLSRTVWIKYRYIRHGMFWSAVFLTLTFLGLLTGTSA, translated from the coding sequence ATGCTCAGCGCGTTGGGAGTGGCGTTGACGGCTCTGGTGGGAGCGTTGAGCGCCGGCGGCATCACCCCGCAGTACTACCCAACGGTGTCGCAGGTCTTCTTCTGGACGGGTTGCGCGTCCTGGCTGCCGGCTCTCGTGATGCTTGGGCTGGCCGTGGTGCCCCGGGCAGGCAAGCCGCAGAGGTTTCGGGCGCACTACTTCGGGGATGCGGTCGTGACGACCTCCGTCCGGTTGCTGGCGGTCGTCGTGCAGCGGACCGATCCTGAGGACCGGGACCTGAGCCAGTTCGTGTCCCTGTCCCGAACGGTGTGGATCAAATACCGCTACATCCGCCACGGGATGTTCTGGAGCGCAGTGTTCCTTACCCTGACGTTCCTGGGCTTGCTGACTGGAACGTCGGCCTAG
- a CDS encoding RNHCP domain-containing protein yields the protein MSHTTTPSPLALDTFACAWCGLTVSACAADGARRNHCPSCLHSRHVLDHVEGGPSACHGRMSPIAIAVLRTGDWRVIHRCVRCDELTSNPVCADDNQLILMRMAVRPLAQPPFPLEAFGTL from the coding sequence GTGTCCCACACCACCACTCCCTCCCCCCTCGCCCTCGACACCTTCGCCTGCGCGTGGTGCGGCCTGACCGTCTCCGCGTGCGCCGCCGACGGTGCCCGGCGCAACCACTGTCCGTCGTGCCTGCACTCCCGGCACGTCCTCGACCACGTCGAGGGCGGCCCCAGCGCGTGCCACGGCCGGATGTCCCCGATCGCCATCGCGGTCCTGCGCACCGGCGACTGGCGGGTGATCCACCGCTGCGTGCGCTGCGACGAGCTCACCTCCAACCCGGTCTGCGCCGACGACAACCAGCTCATCCTGATGCGGATGGCCGTCCGGCCGCTGGCCCAACCGCCGTTCCCGCTAGAGGCGTTCGGCACCCTCTGA
- a CDS encoding RNHCP domain-containing protein yields MPRRTNRDGGRGRDRRPQRHKTVLHGPGGHRAPAFRCVGCRLEVPLDAPGTAHRNHCPNCLASRHVDRRVPGDRAADCGGRMAALGMTVRPDGEWLLIHQCLSCGELSTNRIAGDDSPLALVHLALRPLQDPGVATRALLAL; encoded by the coding sequence ATGCCTCGACGCACCAACCGCGACGGCGGCCGCGGCCGCGACCGCCGTCCGCAGCGGCACAAGACCGTGTTGCACGGCCCCGGTGGCCACCGGGCGCCCGCGTTCCGTTGCGTGGGCTGCCGCTTGGAGGTGCCCCTGGACGCACCGGGGACCGCGCACCGCAACCACTGCCCGAACTGCCTGGCCAGCCGCCATGTCGACCGCAGGGTCCCGGGCGACCGCGCCGCGGACTGCGGCGGCCGGATGGCGGCCCTGGGGATGACGGTCCGGCCGGACGGCGAGTGGCTGCTCATCCACCAGTGCCTGTCCTGCGGCGAGTTGAGCACCAACCGCATCGCCGGCGACGACAGCCCCCTGGCCCTGGTCCACCTGGCGCTCCGACCGCTCCAGGACCCGGGCGTCGCCACCCGCGCCCTGCTCGCGCTCTGA
- a CDS encoding DoxX family membrane protein, translating to MQTIWLGGAAWWAVLRIGLGLWWLESWRHKDKKSWFAGGGITWAAGIADEHRWPVVRKGFDRVVRPRPRLMAHLVAHAELALGLGLIVGLLTPLALAAGLLLNLIYLVLMIHDWAEQGQNLMMALISAVGLGAMCWQGWSLDAALGWFG from the coding sequence ATGCAGACGATCTGGCTCGGCGGCGCCGCGTGGTGGGCGGTGCTGCGCATCGGCCTCGGTCTGTGGTGGCTGGAGAGCTGGCGCCACAAGGACAAGAAGAGCTGGTTCGCCGGCGGCGGCATCACCTGGGCGGCCGGGATCGCCGACGAACACCGCTGGCCCGTGGTCCGCAAGGGCTTCGACCGCGTCGTACGGCCGCGGCCACGGTTGATGGCGCACCTGGTCGCACACGCGGAGCTGGCGCTCGGACTCGGCCTGATCGTCGGCCTGTTGACGCCGCTCGCCCTGGCCGCGGGGCTGCTGCTCAATCTGATCTACCTGGTGCTGATGATCCACGACTGGGCGGAGCAGGGCCAGAACCTGATGATGGCGCTGATCTCGGCGGTCGGGCTCGGCGCGATGTGCTGGCAGGGCTGGTCGCTGGATGCGGCGCTGGGATGGTTCGGCTGA
- a CDS encoding amidohydrolase family protein, with protein sequence MTHRRGSWGYNVTSGNSGTGELPRIISVDDHVIEPAHLFETWLPRKYRDRGPKPFTAGIGELAYVGGKYRFTTDPEGQITDWWEYEGLLFPYKRIIAAVGFSRDEMTLDGITRDQMRRGCWDPTARLADMDLNHVEASLCFPTFPRFCGQTFAEAEDKEVGLACVRAYNDWMVEEWCGDSGGRLIPLCLIPLWDIDLAVAEIRRNAARGVRAVTFSEIPTYLGLPSIHSGYWDPFFAACEETGTVVNMHIGSSSQMPAASPDAPPAVQASLSFNNAMASMMDFLFSGVLVRFPRLKLAYSEGQMGWIPYALERADDVWEEHRAWGGVKDLVPEPPSTYYYRQIFCCFFRDKHGVAAIDTVGVDNATFETDYPHVDSTWPHTKEVAADHVGHLSEEVTYKLLRGNAIRMLDLPFDRARAAV encoded by the coding sequence ATGACCCACCGGCGCGGCAGTTGGGGGTACAACGTGACCAGCGGCAACAGCGGTACGGGGGAGCTTCCGAGGATCATCAGCGTGGACGACCACGTGATCGAGCCGGCGCACCTCTTCGAGACCTGGCTCCCGCGCAAGTACCGGGACCGCGGCCCGAAGCCCTTCACCGCCGGCATCGGCGAACTGGCCTACGTCGGCGGGAAGTACCGGTTCACCACGGACCCGGAGGGCCAGATCACCGACTGGTGGGAGTACGAGGGGCTGCTGTTCCCGTACAAGCGCATCATCGCGGCCGTCGGCTTCTCCCGCGACGAGATGACGCTCGACGGGATCACCCGGGACCAGATGCGGCGCGGCTGCTGGGACCCCACGGCCCGGCTGGCGGACATGGACCTCAACCACGTCGAGGCGTCGCTGTGCTTCCCGACCTTCCCGCGGTTCTGCGGGCAGACCTTCGCCGAGGCGGAGGACAAGGAGGTCGGGCTGGCCTGCGTGCGGGCGTACAACGACTGGATGGTGGAGGAGTGGTGCGGGGACAGCGGCGGCCGGCTGATCCCGCTGTGCCTGATCCCCCTCTGGGACATCGACCTCGCGGTCGCCGAGATCCGGCGGAACGCCGCGCGGGGCGTGCGGGCGGTCACCTTCAGCGAGATCCCCACCTACCTGGGGCTGCCGTCCATCCACTCCGGCTACTGGGACCCGTTCTTCGCCGCCTGCGAGGAGACCGGGACGGTGGTCAACATGCACATCGGGTCGTCGTCGCAGATGCCGGCGGCCTCCCCGGACGCCCCGCCGGCCGTCCAGGCGTCGCTCTCCTTCAACAACGCCATGGCCTCGATGATGGACTTCCTCTTCAGCGGGGTGCTGGTGAGGTTCCCGCGGCTCAAACTCGCCTACAGCGAGGGGCAGATGGGCTGGATCCCGTACGCCCTGGAGCGGGCCGACGACGTCTGGGAGGAGCACCGCGCCTGGGGCGGGGTCAAGGACCTCGTCCCGGAGCCGCCGTCGACGTACTACTACCGGCAGATCTTCTGCTGCTTCTTCCGCGACAAGCACGGCGTCGCGGCGATCGACACCGTGGGCGTGGACAACGCCACCTTCGAGACCGACTACCCGCACGTCGACTCGACCTGGCCGCACACCAAGGAGGTGGCCGCCGACCACGTGGGCCACCTGTCCGAGGAGGTGACCTACAAGCTCCTGCGCGGAAACGCGATTCGTATGCTGGACCTGCCGTTCGACCGTGCGCGAGCGGCCGTGTGA